The Kitasatospora setae KM-6054 genome contains a region encoding:
- the cas3 gene encoding CRISPR-associated helicase Cas3', translated as MGGLVSRWGLSGEAAGWLGALWGKSAGKAGGTANLLISHMLDTAAVAEVMWEEYLPPVTRRRLDVIAGGRGRGRLLFVWLCGVHDLGKATPAFQFMDAAGAAAVRAAGLRWNEYTLAAGKKWRHDRAGGRLLRRLLAGAGWSEEQTAWVWPLVAGHHGTIPTVGDLAPPKKNEEFQGRGAAWQEAQAALLEVFSREVGFGGECLLAEVQPCEVPPRAVQLQLSGFVVMADWIASNEQHFHGVADLAQVSMEGARRRSRAAWSALQLRGGWGQLEFSGPEFFQDRFGDGPRSSQQMVLDAVYRMGGPGLVIIEAPMGEGKTKAALAAAEVLAARSGADGVFLGMPTQATADPMFTQVRSWLGKIDERLAGQVALLHGKRIFNKEWRALLDGADGFGAQDCYGSVGEDEYGMTWSFGEDESEPQRRGPSEWFLGRRRGLLSPFAVGTVDQLLQAATRTKHVMLRMAGLVGKVVILDEVHAADVYMSQFLLEGLRWLGQAGVPVLLLSATLPPGQRRDLVAAYLAGAQSAETLPEIELPQPGGYPNVTTAWVGEDGPQLLVDSTDPWREDLKVKVRVLDEPVVDQRSEDPSGPTAEAVAEFLQDQLVDGGCALVIRNTVDRAQRTFEALCAKFGDQEVHLLHGRLHAGHRADRTAAVLEALGRRDDGRPRPQRMVVVATQLAEQSFDVDADLLVTDLAPIDLLLQRIGRLHRHDGNPRPSKLTHPTVVVTGLRRAGGGVPWLLRASEGIYGRYPLLRTAAEVIAADGGGWSIPGQVPQLVARVYGTDRIVPSEWAEEESTARKLWNENRSKRREAAAPYLLVRAGEHGQPTLEGLHYGGQGVLRDGQMEALVRDGDPSVEVLLVRRAGEGYRAMTGRALGPNGETAAELLDDVLTGTVRLPAKLTAAVEQHALGPLPGWRDHPWLRYGRALELDERDEARLGGCRLRYDDRLGLVVTGRP; from the coding sequence GTGGGTGGGCTTGTGAGTCGGTGGGGGCTCTCGGGGGAGGCGGCCGGGTGGTTAGGGGCGTTGTGGGGGAAGTCGGCGGGTAAGGCCGGGGGGACGGCGAACCTCCTGATCTCGCACATGTTGGACACGGCCGCGGTGGCCGAGGTGATGTGGGAGGAGTACTTGCCGCCGGTGACGCGTCGGAGGTTGGACGTGATCGCGGGTGGGCGGGGTCGGGGGCGGTTGTTGTTCGTTTGGCTTTGCGGTGTGCACGACTTGGGGAAGGCAACGCCGGCCTTCCAGTTCATGGACGCGGCCGGGGCTGCTGCGGTGCGGGCGGCGGGGTTGAGGTGGAACGAGTACACCCTCGCGGCTGGGAAGAAGTGGCGGCACGACCGGGCGGGTGGCCGGCTGCTGCGGAGGTTGCTTGCGGGGGCTGGCTGGTCGGAGGAGCAGACGGCTTGGGTGTGGCCGCTGGTGGCGGGGCATCACGGCACGATTCCGACGGTGGGGGATCTGGCTCCGCCGAAGAAGAACGAGGAGTTCCAGGGTCGAGGGGCTGCTTGGCAGGAGGCGCAAGCGGCTTTGCTCGAGGTCTTCAGCCGGGAGGTCGGTTTCGGCGGTGAGTGCCTGTTGGCCGAGGTGCAGCCGTGTGAGGTGCCGCCTCGGGCGGTGCAGTTGCAGCTCTCGGGGTTCGTGGTGATGGCGGACTGGATCGCCAGCAACGAGCAGCACTTCCACGGCGTCGCCGATCTCGCGCAGGTCTCGATGGAAGGCGCGCGCAGGCGGTCCCGGGCGGCGTGGTCGGCCTTGCAGTTGCGCGGTGGGTGGGGCCAACTTGAGTTTTCCGGGCCCGAGTTTTTCCAGGACAGGTTCGGTGACGGGCCCAGGTCGTCGCAGCAGATGGTGCTGGACGCGGTGTATCGGATGGGTGGGCCGGGGTTGGTGATCATCGAGGCGCCGATGGGGGAGGGAAAGACGAAGGCGGCACTCGCGGCGGCGGAGGTGCTCGCGGCCCGGAGCGGGGCGGACGGGGTGTTCCTGGGCATGCCGACCCAGGCGACGGCGGACCCGATGTTCACTCAAGTCCGTTCCTGGCTCGGGAAGATCGACGAACGACTCGCCGGCCAGGTGGCGCTGCTGCACGGCAAGCGGATCTTCAACAAGGAGTGGCGCGCCCTTCTCGACGGTGCTGACGGTTTCGGCGCGCAGGACTGTTACGGCTCGGTCGGCGAGGACGAGTACGGGATGACCTGGTCTTTCGGGGAGGACGAGTCCGAGCCGCAGCGGCGCGGCCCCTCCGAGTGGTTCCTCGGACGGCGGCGTGGTCTGCTCAGCCCGTTCGCGGTCGGCACCGTCGACCAGCTCCTCCAGGCCGCGACCCGGACGAAGCACGTGATGCTGCGGATGGCGGGCCTGGTGGGCAAGGTGGTGATCCTGGACGAGGTGCACGCCGCGGACGTCTACATGTCCCAGTTCCTGCTGGAGGGCCTGCGCTGGCTCGGCCAGGCGGGCGTGCCCGTGCTGCTCCTGTCGGCGACGCTCCCGCCCGGGCAGCGCCGCGACCTGGTGGCGGCGTACCTGGCCGGGGCGCAGTCGGCCGAGACCCTGCCGGAGATTGAACTCCCGCAGCCAGGCGGCTATCCGAACGTGACGACCGCGTGGGTTGGCGAGGACGGGCCACAGTTGCTGGTGGACAGCACAGACCCCTGGCGGGAGGACCTGAAAGTCAAGGTGCGTGTCCTCGACGAGCCGGTGGTCGATCAGAGGAGTGAGGACCCGTCAGGTCCGACCGCCGAGGCCGTGGCGGAGTTCCTGCAGGATCAACTCGTCGACGGCGGCTGCGCCTTGGTCATCCGCAATACCGTGGACCGGGCCCAACGCACCTTTGAGGCGCTGTGCGCGAAGTTCGGCGACCAGGAGGTGCACCTGCTGCACGGCCGGCTCCACGCCGGGCACCGCGCGGACCGCACCGCGGCAGTGCTGGAGGCGCTCGGCAGGCGGGACGACGGCCGGCCGCGACCTCAGCGAATGGTGGTCGTTGCCACGCAGCTCGCTGAGCAGTCCTTCGACGTCGACGCGGACCTGCTGGTCACAGATCTCGCGCCGATCGACCTGCTGCTGCAGCGCATCGGCCGCCTGCACCGCCACGACGGCAATCCACGACCGTCCAAGCTCACGCACCCGACGGTCGTCGTGACGGGGCTGCGCCGGGCAGGCGGCGGAGTCCCGTGGCTGCTCCGGGCTTCGGAGGGGATCTACGGTCGCTACCCGCTGCTCCGCACGGCGGCCGAGGTGATCGCGGCCGACGGCGGCGGATGGAGCATCCCGGGCCAGGTCCCGCAGCTGGTCGCCCGGGTCTACGGCACCGATCGGATCGTCCCGTCGGAGTGGGCCGAGGAGGAGTCGACGGCGCGGAAGCTCTGGAACGAGAATCGGTCCAAGCGCCGGGAGGCGGCCGCGCCGTACCTGCTCGTCCGGGCCGGCGAGCACGGGCAGCCGACCCTGGAAGGACTTCACTACGGGGGGCAGGGCGTACTGCGCGACGGGCAGATGGAGGCCCTGGTCAGGGACGGCGACCCCAGCGTGGAAGTGCTCTTGGTGCGCAGGGCCGGCGAGGGCTACCGGGCGATGACCGGCCGGGCGCTGGGTCCGAACGGCGAGACCGCGGCCGAGCTGCTGGACGACGTGCTCACCGGCACCGTCCGACTCCCGGCCAAGCTCACCGCAGCGGTCGAGCAGCACGCCCTCGGTCCGCTGCCGGGCTGGCGCGACCATCCGTGGCTTCGCTACGGCAGGGCACTGGAGTTGGACGAGCGGGACGAGGCGAGGCTCGGCGGTTGCAGGCTCCGGTACGACGACCGGCTCGGGCTGGTCGTGACCGGACGTCCGTAG
- the casA gene encoding type I-E CRISPR-associated protein Cse1/CasA, with protein sequence MPKYNLVDEPWLAPRPLDGGPPVHLGIAEALTRADEFDGLSVDFATQLPAVLRQVLLPVLVAALGAPATAAAQGERLARGEFSAQEKERLLAYLAAHRARFELFDESAPFAQVAGLRTAKDETKGTAALVATAASGNNVPLFASRSDADPLDLTPAQAAHWLLHTHCWDTAAIKTGVVGDDQAKAGKTTGNPTGPLGQLGVIVPMGRTLYETLQLNIPVTAAANLGKPQWERPPATPAWEQRPADGLLDLWTWQARRVRLIPEQDEAGGTKVTRVVISAGDRLPATPEWEPHTAWTFTPPAKKASSRAPERRPRRHAQGKAAWRGLEALLAPVRQNDGGVFETSVLLDQIGALQEDGRLAADYPLRVETFGMVYGTQSAVVEDVVHDAIPLPLLALHQDGETRLFLLDVAEQAEQLARALNNLSADLRRAVGTDPIPWDKGQRPGELLLHVLDGLVRRVLAGAREAGGDEDRLERGRFAWEEAAAWRTWEHADALLAVAPASAFAGRTVSQTGKPGKTHTFSLGTAADSFSREAARILPRHAHTARTAVRDRAGAPEDTVKTPSGARVDH encoded by the coding sequence TTGCCCAAGTACAACCTGGTGGACGAACCGTGGTTGGCGCCGCGTCCGCTCGACGGCGGCCCGCCCGTCCACCTGGGAATCGCCGAAGCGCTGACGCGGGCAGACGAGTTCGACGGCCTGTCCGTCGATTTCGCCACGCAGCTCCCCGCGGTGCTGCGCCAGGTGCTCCTGCCGGTGCTCGTGGCCGCGCTGGGGGCGCCGGCAACGGCTGCGGCGCAGGGCGAGCGCCTGGCCCGGGGGGAGTTCAGCGCGCAGGAGAAGGAGCGCCTGCTCGCGTACCTGGCCGCGCACCGGGCCCGCTTCGAGCTGTTCGACGAGTCGGCGCCCTTCGCCCAGGTGGCCGGTCTGCGGACGGCGAAGGACGAGACGAAGGGGACGGCCGCCCTGGTGGCCACCGCGGCGAGCGGCAACAACGTCCCGCTGTTCGCCAGCCGCTCGGATGCCGACCCACTCGACCTGACGCCCGCGCAGGCCGCCCACTGGCTCCTGCACACCCACTGCTGGGACACCGCCGCGATCAAGACCGGCGTCGTCGGGGACGACCAGGCGAAGGCCGGCAAGACCACGGGAAACCCGACCGGGCCCCTCGGGCAGCTCGGCGTGATCGTCCCGATGGGGCGCACCCTGTACGAGACGCTGCAGCTCAACATCCCGGTCACCGCGGCCGCCAACCTCGGCAAGCCCCAGTGGGAGCGCCCCCCGGCCACACCGGCCTGGGAGCAGCGGCCGGCCGACGGCCTGCTCGACCTGTGGACCTGGCAGGCGCGACGCGTCCGCCTGATCCCCGAGCAGGACGAAGCGGGCGGGACGAAGGTGACTCGTGTCGTGATCAGCGCCGGCGACCGGCTCCCCGCCACCCCGGAGTGGGAGCCGCACACCGCCTGGACGTTCACCCCGCCGGCGAAGAAGGCATCGAGCCGTGCCCCTGAGCGCCGGCCGCGCCGCCACGCGCAGGGCAAGGCCGCCTGGCGCGGGCTGGAGGCGCTGCTCGCGCCCGTCCGGCAGAACGACGGGGGCGTCTTCGAGACCAGCGTGCTGCTCGACCAGATCGGCGCCCTGCAGGAGGACGGCAGGCTGGCCGCCGACTACCCGCTTCGGGTGGAGACCTTCGGCATGGTGTACGGCACGCAGTCCGCGGTGGTCGAGGACGTCGTCCACGACGCCATCCCCCTGCCGCTGCTCGCCCTCCACCAGGACGGTGAGACCCGGCTGTTCCTGCTGGACGTCGCCGAGCAGGCCGAGCAACTCGCCCGGGCCCTCAACAACCTCTCCGCCGACCTGCGCCGCGCGGTCGGGACCGACCCGATCCCGTGGGACAAGGGGCAGCGACCCGGTGAGCTGCTGCTGCACGTCCTCGACGGCCTGGTCCGCCGGGTGCTGGCCGGGGCCCGGGAAGCCGGTGGGGATGAAGACCGGCTGGAGCGCGGCCGGTTCGCCTGGGAGGAGGCGGCGGCCTGGCGGACCTGGGAGCACGCGGACGCCCTGCTCGCGGTGGCTCCCGCCAGTGCGTTCGCCGGCCGTACCGTCAGCCAGACGGGGAAGCCGGGCAAGACCCACACCTTCTCCCTCGGCACGGCGGCGGACAGCTTCAGCCGTGAGGCCGCCCGCATCCTCCCGCGCCACGCGCACACCGCCCGCACCGCCGTGCGGGACCGGGCCGGCGCGCCCGAAGACACTGTGAAAACCCCCTCCGGAGCCCGTGTTGACCACTGA
- the cas7e gene encoding type I-E CRISPR-associated protein Cas7/Cse4/CasC, which produces MPSRPRLYIDVHILQTVPPANLNRDDNGSPKEAYFGGKRRSRVSSQAWKRATRLHFAERYEPQDLGTRTKRIAGKLAERLAARAGAALSAEDAQRVAGALLKPMGIAAGKKAGDTAYLLFYGRRQLEGIVDLVAADAAELAALDDQQLEERVKNLPVREQLQQGHPVDVALFGRMVADIPGLNVDAATQVAHALSTHATELEFDYYTAVDDETGDEETGAGMIGTIGFNSATLYRYATVGLHQLTDNLGEEKTAVEAVDLFVDSFARSMPTGYGNSFAHRTRPSLVAVVVRTDQPVNLVSAYENAVPAGDGILAESARRLAAEYRTATSQWGDEPLHTAICHTLDAASPETAALAEAFGANRTFAELREGLRTALTERTATR; this is translated from the coding sequence GTGCCCTCCCGTCCCCGTCTCTACATCGACGTCCACATCCTGCAGACCGTCCCGCCGGCCAACCTCAACCGCGACGACAACGGCAGCCCCAAGGAGGCGTACTTCGGCGGCAAGCGCCGCTCCCGGGTCTCCTCCCAGGCCTGGAAGCGCGCCACCCGCCTGCACTTCGCGGAGCGCTACGAGCCGCAGGACCTCGGCACCCGCACCAAGCGCATCGCGGGCAAGCTCGCCGAGCGCCTCGCCGCCCGGGCCGGTGCCGCCCTGTCCGCCGAGGACGCGCAGCGCGTCGCCGGGGCGCTGCTGAAGCCGATGGGCATCGCGGCGGGCAAGAAGGCGGGCGACACCGCGTACCTGCTGTTCTACGGTCGCCGGCAGCTGGAGGGCATCGTCGACCTGGTCGCCGCCGACGCGGCAGAGCTGGCCGCCCTGGACGACCAGCAGCTGGAGGAGCGGGTGAAGAACCTGCCGGTGCGCGAGCAGCTCCAGCAGGGCCACCCGGTCGACGTCGCGCTGTTCGGCCGGATGGTCGCCGACATCCCCGGCCTCAACGTCGACGCTGCCACCCAGGTCGCGCACGCCCTCTCCACCCATGCCACCGAGCTCGAGTTCGACTACTACACGGCGGTGGACGACGAGACCGGCGACGAGGAGACCGGCGCCGGAATGATCGGCACCATCGGCTTCAACTCGGCCACCCTGTACCGCTACGCCACCGTCGGCCTGCACCAGCTGACCGACAACCTCGGCGAGGAGAAGACCGCCGTCGAGGCCGTCGACCTGTTCGTCGACTCCTTCGCCCGCTCCATGCCCACCGGCTACGGCAACTCCTTCGCCCACCGCACCCGGCCCAGCCTGGTCGCCGTCGTGGTCCGCACCGACCAGCCCGTCAACCTGGTCTCCGCGTACGAGAATGCCGTCCCGGCCGGCGACGGCATCCTCGCCGAGTCGGCCCGCCGCCTCGCCGCCGAGTACCGCACCGCCACCTCCCAGTGGGGCGACGAACCGCTGCACACCGCCATCTGCCACACCCTGGACGCCGCGAGCCCCGAAACGGCCGCGCTCGCCGAGGCGTTCGGCGCCAACCGCACCTTCGCCGAACTCCGCGAGGGCCTGCGCACCGCCCTCACCGAGCGGACGGCCACGCGCTGA
- the cas5e gene encoding type I-E CRISPR-associated protein Cas5/CasD, with the protein MPADTTPQGDRAVLLLRLAGPLQSWGDRSAFNRRDTTPQPTKSGVVGLLAAAAGRPREADLTDLVGLRLGVRVDQPGTLLRDYHTVSDYRGLPLPQAGVNAKGVQKPTSPSKHTHVTHRYYLQDAVFLVAVEGPAELVTALGEAVTRPAFPLALGRRSCTPTQPLSLGVRRGTPLETALAEEPWQANEPTRKAHERQAKRGQAPRRTDRVDLAASFDDPHGDDTCRDVPLSFDPRRRGFGTRKVRHAWLSVPTGLRAALPTEPPADGGHDPFALLGW; encoded by the coding sequence ATGCCCGCCGACACCACCCCGCAGGGCGACCGGGCGGTCCTCCTGCTGCGGCTCGCCGGACCCCTCCAGTCCTGGGGCGACCGCAGTGCCTTCAACCGCCGCGACACCACCCCGCAGCCCACCAAGTCCGGCGTCGTCGGGCTGCTCGCCGCGGCCGCCGGGCGCCCGCGCGAAGCCGACCTCACCGACCTCGTCGGCCTGCGGCTCGGCGTCCGGGTCGACCAGCCCGGCACGCTCCTGCGCGACTACCACACCGTCAGCGACTACCGGGGCCTGCCGCTGCCCCAGGCCGGCGTCAACGCGAAGGGCGTCCAGAAGCCCACCTCGCCGAGCAAGCACACCCACGTGACGCACCGCTACTACCTCCAGGACGCGGTGTTCCTCGTCGCCGTCGAAGGGCCCGCCGAACTGGTCACCGCACTTGGCGAAGCCGTCACCCGCCCCGCCTTCCCGCTCGCCCTCGGCCGCCGCTCCTGCACGCCCACCCAGCCGCTGAGCCTTGGCGTTCGCCGCGGCACACCGCTGGAGACCGCCCTCGCGGAAGAGCCCTGGCAGGCCAACGAACCGACCAGGAAGGCGCACGAGCGGCAGGCGAAACGCGGCCAGGCCCCGCGCCGGACCGACCGCGTCGACCTGGCGGCCAGCTTCGACGACCCGCACGGCGACGACACCTGCCGGGACGTCCCGCTGAGCTTCGACCCGCGCCGGCGCGGCTTCGGCACCCGCAAGGTCCGGCACGCCTGGCTCAGCGTCCCCACCGGCCTCCGGGCCGCACTCCCCACCGAGCCGCCCGCCGACGGCGGCCACGACCCCTTCGCCCTGCTGGGCTGGTGA
- the casB gene encoding type I-E CRISPR-associated protein Cse2/CasB → MTTDQPTARRRYWDEYTAPDHGWRIDGPSKQPRRPPGEELAALRSGLGRPVMDSPKMWPYYSTEVGDVLALRDRVSDEQQAEHAALALYGLHQQGQSRPMHRSGVKLGRALRELRRDGKYSENALDARVAQLAAATSVPALLVHLRGLVTQLRTVGQPLDYDHLMADIRAWHQSERRPQVRLKWALGYRAWQSKTPDDDE, encoded by the coding sequence TTGACCACTGATCAGCCCACTGCCCGACGGCGGTACTGGGACGAGTACACCGCCCCCGACCACGGCTGGCGGATCGACGGCCCCTCCAAGCAACCGCGCCGTCCGCCCGGCGAGGAACTGGCCGCGCTGCGTTCCGGGCTCGGACGGCCGGTGATGGACAGCCCGAAGATGTGGCCGTACTACAGCACCGAGGTCGGCGACGTGCTGGCGCTGCGGGACCGGGTCTCCGACGAGCAGCAGGCCGAGCACGCCGCGCTCGCCCTCTACGGCCTGCACCAGCAGGGCCAGAGCCGACCGATGCACCGCAGCGGCGTCAAACTCGGCCGGGCGCTGCGCGAACTGCGCCGCGACGGCAAGTACAGCGAGAACGCGCTGGACGCCAGGGTCGCCCAACTGGCCGCCGCGACCAGCGTTCCCGCTCTCCTGGTCCACCTGCGCGGCCTGGTCACCCAACTGCGGACGGTCGGCCAACCCCTCGACTACGACCACCTGATGGCCGACATCCGCGCCTGGCACCAGTCCGAGCGCCGACCCCAGGTCCGGCTCAAGTGGGCGCTGGGCTACCGGGCGTGGCAGAGCAAGACCCCTGACGACGACGAGTGA